A section of the Acidobacterium capsulatum ATCC 51196 genome encodes:
- a CDS encoding menaquinone biosynthetic enzyme MqnA/MqnD family protein, with protein sequence MKLRIAAISFLNPAPLMWDFEHSPRREELAGRYELMWSTPSVCAARLAANEADIGLVPIAAYPFHPGMQIIPGCTIASRRHVRSIVLVVREGRAMDGIRSVALDTSSRSSAAYTRILFDRVWKAKPEFVAHGPDLDAMLATADAALLIGDPALLALEDREAREARTGERLVYLDVAEEWHRLTGTSWVAAFWAVQPASVERSGMGAARLIADFEASRDAGLAHIDDLVAEWSARMPLPAATIRTYLTENIWYRLDASCMDGIELFYRYGAECGALPAAPSVHFLRG encoded by the coding sequence GTGAAGCTCCGGATCGCAGCCATTTCCTTCTTGAATCCCGCGCCATTGATGTGGGACTTTGAACACTCTCCCCGGCGGGAGGAACTGGCCGGACGCTACGAACTGATGTGGTCGACGCCCTCGGTGTGCGCGGCGCGGCTGGCCGCCAATGAAGCGGACATTGGCCTGGTGCCGATTGCGGCCTATCCCTTTCATCCCGGCATGCAGATTATTCCCGGCTGCACGATCGCCTCGCGGCGGCACGTGCGCTCGATTGTGCTGGTGGTGCGCGAAGGGCGCGCGATGGACGGGATTCGCTCGGTGGCTCTCGATACGTCGTCGCGCAGTTCGGCGGCTTACACGCGCATTCTGTTTGATCGCGTGTGGAAGGCGAAGCCGGAGTTTGTTGCGCATGGGCCGGATCTGGACGCGATGCTGGCCACGGCCGATGCGGCGCTGCTGATTGGCGACCCCGCTCTGCTGGCGCTCGAAGACCGGGAGGCGCGCGAGGCAAGGACCGGAGAGCGGCTGGTGTATCTGGACGTGGCCGAGGAGTGGCACCGGTTGACGGGCACGAGCTGGGTGGCGGCCTTCTGGGCGGTGCAGCCGGCCTCGGTGGAGCGGTCAGGGATGGGAGCCGCGCGCCTGATTGCCGACTTTGAAGCCTCGCGCGATGCGGGGCTGGCGCATATCGACGACCTGGTGGCGGAGTGGAGCGCGCGCATGCCGCTGCCGGCTGCGACGATTCGCACGTATTTGACCGAGAATATCTGGTACCGGCTCGACGCGTCGTGCATGGACGGCATCGAATTGTTCTATCGTTACGGTGCGGAGTGCGGTGCGCTGCCGGCCGCGCCCTCGGTGCATTTTTTGCGCGGATAG
- the dprA gene encoding DNA-processing protein DprA, which yields MSAPAPSLPSPALPAATLTADRLAWVALALTPGMGPRRILQAVEAAGSAQALLDLPLTQLESLRLPAEAAQFLHDGRALRAAQQEAERVAAAGAQIVTCIDEAYPERLREIYDAPPILWVRGDASLLKRPSIAVVGTRHPTPYGAGMAEMLSRDLAANGLLILSGMARGIDTAAHKGALAAKKPTLAIWGTGVDVIYPKENKALAEQIVATGGAIVSELPLGTFPAPQNFPKRNRILSGISFGVLVVEGGEFSGTRVTARCALEQSREVFAVPGNVTNKQAWGPNTLIKQGAKLTATWEDVWEDLPTDVRVAVTADAVVASPEPVTASLFDDNTAAPVEAALLRILRHDEALQMEEILQKLEGELSSSEIFTALFELELAGRIRQLPGKNYVKSFPAARTE from the coding sequence TTGTCTGCTCCCGCGCCCTCGCTCCCAAGCCCTGCACTCCCCGCCGCTACCCTCACTGCCGATCGTCTCGCCTGGGTCGCGCTCGCACTCACCCCCGGCATGGGGCCGCGCCGCATCCTGCAGGCCGTCGAGGCCGCCGGCTCCGCGCAGGCGCTGCTCGATCTGCCGCTCACGCAGTTGGAGTCGCTCCGGCTCCCCGCCGAAGCCGCGCAGTTTCTGCACGATGGCCGCGCCCTGCGCGCCGCCCAGCAGGAGGCCGAGCGCGTCGCCGCCGCCGGCGCGCAGATTGTCACCTGCATCGATGAGGCTTACCCCGAGCGTCTGCGTGAGATTTATGACGCGCCTCCTATATTGTGGGTGCGGGGCGATGCCTCGCTGCTCAAGCGGCCCTCCATCGCGGTCGTAGGCACGCGCCATCCCACGCCCTATGGTGCGGGCATGGCCGAGATGCTCTCGCGCGATCTCGCCGCCAACGGCCTGCTCATCCTCAGCGGCATGGCGCGCGGCATCGACACCGCCGCGCACAAAGGTGCGCTGGCCGCCAAAAAGCCCACGCTCGCCATCTGGGGCACCGGCGTCGACGTCATCTACCCAAAAGAGAACAAGGCGCTCGCCGAGCAGATCGTCGCCACCGGTGGAGCCATCGTCTCCGAGCTGCCCCTCGGCACCTTTCCCGCGCCGCAGAACTTTCCCAAGCGCAACCGCATCCTCAGCGGCATCAGCTTTGGTGTGCTGGTCGTCGAGGGCGGCGAGTTCAGCGGAACCCGCGTCACCGCCCGCTGCGCGCTCGAGCAGAGCCGCGAAGTTTTTGCCGTCCCCGGCAACGTCACCAACAAGCAGGCCTGGGGGCCTAACACGTTGATTAAGCAGGGCGCAAAGCTCACCGCTACCTGGGAGGATGTCTGGGAGGATCTCCCCACCGACGTCCGCGTCGCCGTCACCGCCGACGCGGTCGTTGCATCGCCGGAGCCCGTTACTGCATCCTTATTTGACGACAACACTGCGGCTCCCGTGGAGGCGGCCCTGCTGCGCATCCTTCGTCACGACGAGGCGCTGCAGATGGAAGAGATCCTCCAGAAGCTGGAGGGCGAATTGAGTTCGTCAGAGATCTTCACCGCGCTCTTTGAGTTGGAGCTGGCTGGACGAATCCGCCAGCTTCCCGGTAAGAATTACGTCAAGAGCTTCCCGGCGGCTCGCACCGAATAG
- the topA gene encoding type I DNA topoisomerase encodes MSKSLVIVESPAKAKTINKYLGKDFQVEASIGHIKDLPKNKLGVDVEKGTFEPELIVIPGKEKVVDKLRKLATKVDTIYLAPDPDREGEAIAAHLEDELKAVVKKPEAIRRITFNEITPKAVTAALDHARSVDRNLVDAQQTRRVLDRIVGYQISPLLWDKVRRGLSAGRVQTVALRLIVEREQQIKAFKPVEYWTIDAVLKTGGNPQEFTAHFIGIDGERARVETVDAPALPDQKLTDEVVAQLHKADWSVREVERKERKRNAPAPFTTSKLQQDASRQLGFNVKRTMGVAQRLYEGIEIGGDAVGLITYMRTDSTRVAPEAIEAVRGYIQKKVGKDYLPAAPNAFKSKKDAQDAHEAIRPADPNLHPDDIRKYLSDEQYKLYRLIWRRFVASQMMPAIFDQTTVEIAARADRRYDFRVTGSVMKFDGFLRVYEEVKEKKDADDEALANKLPALNNGDRLALSALKPEQHYTEPPPRYNEASLVKELEERGIGRPSTYATIINTIQDREYVQKMGGRTGRFIPTEIGTVVTGLLVKNFPYIFDTKYTARLEEELDDIEDGKERWTDLLNGFYDHFEDELKDAATNMEDIKRMEKPTDQKCDICGSPLVLKWGKFGSFYACSAYDKKKKDGCTFTKENYEAKPNLAAPSDEAEQEEEYCENCGRVMVLRNGPWGPFMACPGYNEDPPCKTVRRLNQKQQQKPPQPLDEKCPKCGEQLVLRHGQYGEFISCSGYPKCKYIKQNTIGMKCPQCKVGEIVEKKARRGNFFYGCSEYPKCDFTANYKPVDRKCPECGSAYLMEKTLKSGVYLVCPNNKKPSAEEETTTKRKKKGDTGEGVSCSFTERIGDAPSEAPAATATKPAAKPTAKTHGPVVEELAKV; translated from the coding sequence ATGAGCAAATCACTCGTGATCGTCGAATCGCCCGCCAAGGCGAAAACGATCAATAAATATCTCGGCAAAGACTTCCAGGTGGAAGCCTCGATTGGGCACATCAAAGATCTGCCGAAGAACAAGCTCGGCGTCGATGTCGAAAAAGGCACCTTTGAACCGGAGCTGATCGTCATTCCCGGCAAGGAAAAGGTTGTGGACAAGCTGCGCAAGCTGGCCACCAAGGTAGACACCATCTATCTCGCGCCTGACCCTGACCGCGAAGGCGAGGCCATCGCCGCGCATCTTGAGGACGAGCTGAAGGCCGTCGTCAAAAAGCCCGAGGCCATCCGCCGCATCACCTTCAATGAGATCACCCCCAAGGCCGTCACCGCCGCCCTCGATCATGCGCGCAGCGTGGACCGCAACCTGGTCGACGCGCAGCAGACCCGCCGCGTGCTCGATCGCATCGTGGGCTACCAGATTTCTCCCTTGCTCTGGGACAAAGTGCGCCGCGGCCTCTCCGCCGGCCGCGTGCAGACCGTCGCCCTGCGTCTCATCGTCGAGCGCGAGCAGCAGATCAAGGCCTTCAAGCCGGTCGAGTACTGGACCATCGACGCCGTGCTCAAGACCGGCGGCAACCCGCAGGAGTTCACCGCGCACTTCATCGGCATCGATGGCGAGCGCGCCCGCGTCGAGACCGTCGATGCGCCCGCGCTGCCCGATCAAAAGCTTACGGACGAAGTCGTCGCGCAGCTCCACAAGGCCGACTGGTCGGTGCGTGAGGTCGAGCGCAAAGAGCGCAAACGCAATGCGCCCGCGCCCTTCACCACCAGCAAGCTGCAGCAGGACGCCTCGCGCCAGCTCGGCTTCAACGTCAAGCGCACCATGGGCGTCGCGCAGCGGCTCTATGAAGGTATTGAAATCGGCGGCGATGCCGTCGGTCTCATCACCTATATGCGTACCGACTCCACCCGCGTCGCGCCCGAGGCCATTGAGGCTGTGCGCGGTTACATTCAAAAGAAGGTCGGCAAGGACTATCTGCCCGCCGCGCCCAACGCCTTCAAGTCCAAGAAGGATGCGCAGGACGCGCACGAAGCCATCCGCCCCGCCGATCCCAATCTGCATCCGGACGACATTCGCAAATATCTCTCCGACGAGCAGTACAAGCTCTACCGGCTCATCTGGCGGCGCTTTGTCGCCTCGCAGATGATGCCCGCCATCTTTGACCAGACCACCGTTGAGATTGCCGCCAGGGCCGACCGCCGCTACGACTTCCGCGTGACCGGCTCGGTCATGAAGTTCGACGGCTTCCTGCGCGTCTACGAAGAGGTCAAGGAGAAGAAGGACGCCGACGACGAAGCGCTGGCCAACAAGCTGCCCGCCCTCAACAACGGCGACAGGCTCGCGCTCTCCGCCCTCAAGCCGGAGCAGCATTACACCGAGCCGCCCCCGCGCTACAACGAAGCCTCGCTCGTCAAGGAGCTCGAAGAGCGCGGCATTGGCCGCCCGTCCACCTACGCGACCATCATCAACACCATTCAGGACCGCGAATACGTGCAGAAGATGGGCGGCCGCACCGGCCGCTTCATCCCGACTGAGATCGGCACCGTCGTCACCGGCCTGCTCGTCAAAAATTTCCCCTACATCTTCGACACCAAGTACACCGCCCGGCTCGAAGAAGAGCTGGACGACATCGAAGACGGCAAAGAGCGCTGGACCGATCTGCTCAATGGCTTCTATGACCACTTTGAGGACGAGCTCAAGGACGCGGCCACCAACATGGAAGACATCAAGCGGATGGAGAAGCCGACTGACCAGAAGTGCGACATCTGCGGCTCGCCCCTCGTGCTCAAGTGGGGCAAGTTCGGCTCCTTCTACGCCTGCAGCGCCTACGACAAAAAGAAAAAGGATGGCTGCACCTTCACCAAGGAGAACTACGAGGCCAAGCCCAACCTGGCCGCGCCCTCCGATGAAGCCGAGCAGGAAGAGGAGTACTGCGAAAACTGCGGCCGCGTCATGGTGCTGCGCAACGGCCCTTGGGGTCCGTTCATGGCCTGCCCCGGCTACAACGAAGATCCGCCCTGCAAGACCGTGCGCCGCCTCAACCAGAAGCAGCAGCAGAAGCCCCCCCAGCCGCTCGATGAGAAGTGCCCCAAGTGCGGCGAGCAGCTTGTCCTGCGCCACGGCCAGTACGGCGAGTTCATCTCCTGCTCCGGCTATCCCAAGTGCAAATACATCAAGCAGAACACCATCGGCATGAAGTGCCCGCAGTGCAAGGTGGGCGAAATTGTCGAGAAGAAGGCCCGCCGCGGCAACTTCTTCTATGGCTGCTCTGAGTATCCCAAGTGCGACTTCACGGCCAACTACAAGCCCGTGGACCGGAAGTGCCCCGAGTGCGGCAGCGCCTACCTGATGGAGAAGACTCTCAAGTCCGGCGTCTACCTCGTCTGTCCCAACAACAAGAAGCCTTCCGCTGAGGAAGAGACCACCACCAAACGCAAGAAGAAGGGCGACACCGGCGAAGGCGTCTCCTGCAGCTTCACCGAGCGCATCGGCGATGCCCCGTCCGAGGCCCCCGCGGCCACGGCCACCAAACCCGCCGCCAAACCCACAGCCAAGACTCACGGCCCCGTCGTCGAGGAACTGGCCAAGGTCTAG
- a CDS encoding type II toxin-antitoxin system RelB/DinJ family antitoxin encodes MAANALVQTRIDPEVKDRAAAVLERMGLTVSDAVRILLTRTANEGALPFAVTPTPEEYDAWFRKKVQEALDDPRPMIPHEEVERRMAVHRAAILNLSRDTKK; translated from the coding sequence ATGGCCGCCAATGCTCTCGTCCAGACCCGCATCGATCCCGAGGTGAAAGACCGCGCCGCTGCCGTGCTGGAGCGCATGGGGCTCACCGTCTCCGATGCGGTTCGCATCCTGCTCACCCGCACCGCCAATGAGGGAGCCTTGCCCTTTGCAGTCACTCCCACGCCAGAAGAGTACGACGCGTGGTTCCGCAAAAAAGTGCAGGAAGCGCTCGATGATCCACGCCCGATGATCCCGCATGAAGAAGTAGAACGTCGTATGGCTGTTCATCGCGCGGCAATCTTGAATCTGTCCAGGGACACGAAAAAGTAA
- a CDS encoding type II toxin-antitoxin system mRNA interferase toxin, RelE/StbE family — protein sequence MKIHWTSAALTDRMAIFTYIAQDRPQTATAVDARIRSLVEQLARFPNRGRSGRMTESRELVIPQTPYLAIYRIDGHTISILRILHGSQCWPA from the coding sequence ATGAAGATTCACTGGACCTCAGCCGCGCTTACGGATCGCATGGCCATTTTTACTTACATTGCCCAGGACCGTCCGCAGACAGCGACTGCAGTGGATGCGCGCATTCGTTCGCTTGTTGAGCAACTGGCTCGCTTTCCGAATAGGGGAAGATCAGGGCGCATGACAGAGAGCCGCGAACTGGTCATCCCCCAGACCCCTTACCTGGCCATCTACCGCATCGACGGGCACACCATCTCTATCCTCCGCATCCTGCATGGCTCACAGTGCTGGCCCGCCTAG
- a CDS encoding DUF4760 domain-containing protein yields the protein MESTLATSHDADLILKLYDLRREATMRRARHWITAEFFPQTAEEAMAPMLAWGTEQNAWFRQVTSYWEMALSFVVHGALNGDLFLDCNGEPFFIYAKFQPFLAHIRTTHPNFLMKMDHVIEQYPAARQRVDMMLRNLEKRRAAAKA from the coding sequence ATGGAATCCACGCTAGCCACCAGCCACGACGCTGACCTGATCCTCAAGCTCTACGACCTGCGCCGCGAAGCCACCATGCGCCGCGCGCGCCACTGGATCACCGCCGAGTTCTTCCCCCAGACCGCCGAAGAGGCCATGGCGCCCATGCTCGCCTGGGGCACCGAGCAGAATGCCTGGTTCCGCCAGGTCACCAGCTATTGGGAGATGGCCCTCTCCTTCGTCGTGCATGGCGCGCTCAATGGCGACCTCTTCCTCGACTGCAACGGCGAGCCCTTCTTCATTTACGCCAAGTTCCAGCCTTTTCTGGCCCACATTCGCACCACCCATCCCAATTTCCTCATGAAGATGGATCACGTCATCGAGCAATATCCCGCCGCCCGCCAGCGCGTCGACATGATGCTTCGCAACCTTGAGAAGCGCCGCGCCGCCGCTAAGGCCTAG
- a CDS encoding DUF427 domain-containing protein: MAKAVWNGKVIAESEKFETVEGNLYFPESTVNREYLRPSSTTSTCPWKGQARYYTILIDGQENPDAAWYYPDPKPAARNIKGHIAFWRGVEIEK, from the coding sequence ATGGCTAAAGCAGTCTGGAATGGTAAGGTCATCGCCGAGAGCGAGAAATTCGAGACAGTGGAAGGAAATCTCTATTTCCCCGAGAGCACGGTCAACCGCGAATACCTGCGGCCCAGCTCCACCACCTCGACCTGCCCATGGAAGGGCCAGGCCCGCTACTACACCATCCTGATCGACGGGCAGGAGAATCCCGACGCCGCCTGGTACTACCCCGATCCCAAACCAGCCGCCCGCAACATCAAGGGCCACATCGCCTTCTGGCGCGGCGTCGAGATCGAAAAGTAG
- the bla gene encoding class A beta-lactamase → MTSSLTRRGWLRLALPVAGGLLLTGRSGFAASPHIAAFEDALAHLERSSGGRLGVALWQPATSLRAGHRLHQRFPMCSTFKVMLVAAVLHRADQAPDRADGHLDRRLHYTQAQVLSWAPVTSKHVATGLTVRELCAAAITLSDNTAANLLLASLGGPAAVTAYARTLGDTRTRLDRTEPTLNSAIPGDPRDTTTPSAMAHNLDRLLLGNALSPASRRQLTAWMLDCQTGLHQLRAGLPAACKVADKTGNGSHGTSNDIAVLWPPHGAPVIITAYLTQSTLTYSEQNAVLARVGRAADECLRL, encoded by the coding sequence ATGACCTCGTCGCTTACCCGTCGCGGCTGGTTGCGCCTGGCGCTTCCAGTCGCGGGCGGCCTTCTTCTGACAGGCCGCTCCGGCTTCGCGGCTTCCCCCCACATCGCCGCTTTTGAAGACGCGCTTGCCCATCTGGAGCGCTCCAGCGGCGGCCGCCTCGGCGTCGCTCTCTGGCAGCCCGCTACCTCGCTCCGCGCCGGTCACCGCCTCCATCAGCGCTTCCCCATGTGCAGTACCTTCAAGGTCATGCTGGTCGCCGCCGTGCTCCACCGCGCCGACCAAGCCCCCGATCGTGCAGACGGCCACCTCGACCGCCGCCTCCACTACACCCAGGCCCAGGTGCTCTCCTGGGCGCCCGTCACCTCAAAGCACGTGGCCACCGGCCTCACCGTGCGCGAACTCTGCGCCGCCGCCATCACCCTCAGCGACAACACCGCCGCCAACCTCCTGCTCGCCAGCCTCGGAGGCCCCGCCGCCGTCACCGCCTACGCCCGCACCCTCGGCGACACCCGCACCCGCCTCGACCGCACCGAGCCCACGCTCAACTCCGCCATTCCGGGCGACCCCCGTGACACCACCACCCCCTCCGCCATGGCGCACAACCTCGACCGGCTCCTGCTCGGCAACGCGCTCTCCCCGGCCTCGCGCCGCCAGCTCACTGCCTGGATGCTCGATTGCCAGACCGGTCTCCATCAGCTTCGCGCCGGCCTGCCCGCCGCCTGCAAAGTCGCCGACAAGACCGGCAACGGCAGCCACGGAACCAGCAATGACATCGCCGTCCTCTGGCCCCCGCACGGCGCGCCCGTCATCATCACCGCCTATCTCACGCAATCCACCCTCACCTACAGCGAGCAGAATGCCGTCCTGGCCCGCGTCGGCCGCGCCGCCGACGAGTGCCTGCGTCTCTAA
- a CDS encoding sensor domain-containing diguanylate cyclase: MAEITDPQVLRQIIRTQNEISRLGPDLGAVIQCAAESVQQLTHAGAAIVEMAEGDQMVYRAATGFATACLGLRLKREGSLTGLCIQNGQMLICSDSETDPRVDRDACRRVGLRSMVVAPLFFHQSPVGVLKIASPLPDAFREQDMAVLDSMCELIASAMFHAARMEEGELYYKATHDSLTGLPNRALFYDRLRQRLALARRNGVSFAVLSLDMDGLKSINDTYGHQAGDAALRETAARIKAITRVSDTFARLGGDEFALLLTEVHNREGALEAASRLEQALFEPLQFEGWRLPLSLSIGHALFPLDGEEIDPLLDAADQAMYQTKRHRTNKAEDFAI; this comes from the coding sequence ATGGCTGAAATCACCGACCCCCAGGTACTCCGCCAGATCATTCGCACCCAAAACGAGATATCGCGGTTAGGGCCCGACCTGGGGGCCGTCATTCAATGCGCGGCAGAGAGCGTGCAGCAGCTCACCCATGCCGGCGCCGCCATTGTCGAAATGGCCGAGGGGGACCAGATGGTCTACCGCGCCGCCACCGGCTTCGCCACCGCATGCCTCGGCCTGCGCCTCAAGCGCGAGGGCAGCCTGACCGGGCTCTGCATTCAAAACGGCCAGATGCTCATCTGCTCTGACTCTGAGACCGATCCCCGCGTCGACCGCGACGCCTGCCGCCGCGTCGGACTCCGCTCCATGGTCGTCGCCCCGCTCTTCTTCCATCAGTCGCCCGTGGGCGTGTTGAAGATCGCCTCGCCGCTGCCCGATGCCTTCCGCGAGCAGGACATGGCCGTGCTCGATAGCATGTGCGAGCTGATCGCCTCAGCCATGTTCCACGCCGCCCGCATGGAAGAGGGCGAGCTCTACTACAAGGCCACGCATGACTCGCTCACCGGCCTGCCCAACCGGGCGCTCTTTTATGACCGCCTCCGCCAGCGCCTCGCCCTCGCCCGCCGCAACGGAGTCTCCTTCGCCGTGCTCAGCCTCGACATGGACGGCCTCAAAAGCATCAACGACACCTACGGCCACCAGGCCGGCGACGCGGCTCTGCGGGAGACGGCCGCCCGCATCAAGGCCATCACCCGCGTCTCCGACACCTTCGCCCGTCTCGGCGGCGACGAATTCGCCCTCCTCCTCACCGAGGTTCACAACCGCGAGGGAGCGCTCGAGGCCGCCAGCCGTCTCGAACAGGCCCTCTTCGAGCCGCTCCAGTTTGAAGGCTGGAGGCTGCCCCTCAGCCTCAGCATCGGCCACGCCCTCTTCCCCCTCGACGGCGAAGAGATCGACCCCCTCCTCGACGCCGCCGACCAGGCCATGTACCAAACCAAACGCCACCGTACCAATAAAGCCGAAGACTTCGCCATCTAA
- a CDS encoding DUF2251 domain-containing protein: MAEQTFRPGDNSFVASDAPGHQHGAFFEDDGETGYFYAVDLTRAENKVLDAMSIYDVKNVTERDRPSVLSIVWSGDGLKCALLINGHAHAVFDFAAKRGFCRTNFPNFPDRCDGRWPSSDHGWSEDAVAWLQ, translated from the coding sequence ATGGCAGAACAGACATTCCGCCCCGGTGATAACTCGTTCGTCGCCAGCGACGCTCCGGGCCATCAGCATGGCGCGTTTTTCGAGGATGACGGCGAGACAGGGTACTTCTACGCGGTTGACCTGACTCGTGCTGAAAACAAAGTTCTCGACGCGATGAGCATCTACGACGTGAAGAACGTGACGGAGCGGGACAGGCCATCGGTCCTCTCCATTGTCTGGTCGGGTGACGGATTGAAATGTGCCCTCTTGATCAATGGTCACGCTCACGCAGTATTCGACTTCGCAGCCAAGCGGGGCTTCTGCCGAACGAATTTCCCAAACTTTCCAGATCGTTGCGACGGTCGTTGGCCGAGTTCTGACCACGGTTGGTCTGAAGACGCAGTTGCCTGGCTTCAATGA
- a CDS encoding Abi-alpha family protein, producing the protein MCDPEEAAAKAVGESVGKILDSEVAKNLLAPVTTELGLALGEIGSAFRFYVSENLKTVFKKWANQRQGQPVDPEQFQRVLPLLQDASLQSDDALQERWAALLESTVTRPENVLPSFGNTLSQLTAHEARYLDELWTAMNRKFPVKGEPYRRNERLFDFRFMMFVFDPQLSTQLLAEYKARRMLHQPVSQAEMNASAKRDELRLIIQDFKRLGIIGTKTELAQGSSSWIETDEKAVEIPGEVALFEQTFFTPYGRGFIKAVRPKAQTSEQ; encoded by the coding sequence ATGTGCGACCCGGAAGAAGCCGCTGCCAAAGCAGTGGGAGAATCAGTCGGAAAGATTCTCGATAGCGAAGTAGCCAAAAACCTGCTTGCTCCCGTAACGACTGAGTTGGGGTTGGCACTCGGCGAGATTGGCAGTGCATTCAGATTCTACGTCTCTGAGAATCTGAAAACCGTTTTCAAGAAATGGGCAAATCAGCGACAAGGCCAGCCCGTCGACCCAGAACAATTTCAACGAGTGCTCCCGCTTCTCCAAGATGCTTCTTTACAGAGTGACGACGCATTGCAAGAGAGGTGGGCTGCGCTTTTAGAGAGCACTGTCACGCGGCCGGAAAACGTCCTTCCGTCATTCGGCAATACTCTGTCGCAACTCACAGCGCATGAGGCGCGATATTTGGATGAACTCTGGACGGCTATGAACAGAAAGTTCCCCGTAAAAGGTGAACCATATCGTAGAAACGAGAGGTTATTCGATTTCCGATTTATGATGTTTGTCTTTGACCCGCAGCTATCAACGCAATTGCTTGCAGAATACAAAGCACGAAGAATGCTTCATCAGCCCGTATCCCAAGCGGAAATGAACGCGAGCGCCAAACGAGACGAGCTGCGACTGATAATTCAAGATTTTAAAAGACTGGGAATCATAGGCACCAAAACCGAATTGGCGCAAGGGAGTTCAAGTTGGATCGAGACGGATGAAAAAGCAGTAGAGATTCCCGGTGAAGTCGCATTGTTCGAACAGACGTTTTTTACGCCCTACGGTAGAGGTTTCATCAAAGCGGTCCGGCCGAAGGCTCAAACATCGGAGCAGTGA